The following coding sequences are from one Triticum aestivum cultivar Chinese Spring chromosome 5A, IWGSC CS RefSeq v2.1, whole genome shotgun sequence window:
- the LOC123102855 gene encoding uncharacterized protein, with protein sequence MSAGGTIMNKTVEGAIILIESTAFHQMQWGYERPSSNLKVASLVQSEVVCSISEQKSSMAPNIQNQHVSFWGQQHFIIELDPPYRKIDLTSIILDDDYDIFQDDETTVDQMETTVADPIPHGNETVQNESKLQEDVYEEPTLIDAKLRQQDMEKFICVSQLCDWWNLVVSPIAHTCVSTVPGLFVKKKSLAPPVVASITVKESISEKNNEDEIPTPAHTTKQVGDIPRREIQEVESNLEESILQYPEKIPHVVELHDWWKSSVSLLKLSSDGDEENIAQKDSKHHRRSRGRESST encoded by the exons ATGTCAGCTGGTGGAACAATCATGAACAAGACCGTTGAGGGTGCAATTATTCTCATTGAGAGCACTGCCTTCCACCAAATGCAATGGGGTTATGAAAGGCCTAGTTCAAATCTGAAGGTTGCAAGCCTCGTGCAATCAGAAGTCGTGTGTTCCATAAGTGAACAGAAATCATCCATGGCGCCTAATATTCAAAACCAGCATGTTTCATTCTGGGGACAACAACATTTCATAATTGAATTAGATCCTCCATATAGAAAGATTGATCTTACTTCAATTATCCTTGATGATGATTATGACATTTTTCAAGATGATGAAACTACTGTAGATCAGATGGAAACCACAGTAGCAGATCCAATACCTCATGGCAATGAAACTGTCCAGAATGAGTCAAAGTTGCAAGAAGATGTTTATGAGGAACCTACTCTGATTGATGCTAAGTTGAGACAACAAGATATGGAGAAATTCATTTGTGTTAGTCAACTATGTGACTGGTGGAATTTAGTCGTGTCACCAATTGCCCACACTTGTGTTTCAACTGTACCTGGGCTATTTGTCAAGAAGAAATCATTAGCTCCACCGGTGGTTGCCTCTATCACAGTTAAAGAAAGTATCTCAGAGAAGAATAAtgaagatgagattccaactcctgcACATACAACTAAGCAAGTCGGAGACATTCCAAGGAGAGAGATACAAGAGGTTGAGTCAAATTTAGAAGAGTCGATACTTCAATATCCTGAGAAGATCCCACATGTTGTTGAGCTGCATGACTGGTGGAAGTCATCAGTGTCACTGTTGAAACTTAGCAGTGATGGTGATGAGGAGAACATTGCTCAGAAAGACAGCAAG CACCATAGAAGATCCAGAGGAAGAGAGTCCTCAACTTGA